The genomic DNA GTAACCACACAGCAGGTTCATGAAAGACACCACCGACAGTATGAAAAACATCTTTCCCACTTGTTCTATTCAGAGAGACGAAAGAAAGTCATAAACCACGGAACAAACAGGCGTCTGGAGTGAACGCACTGAACGAGCTCACAATGTGTACACACGGAGAggagcaatgttggcagtgctgcttgttttgttttttcctctctgtgaaagtgaaagtgttcaCATTCAGGGCTACGATCatcttttatttagttttgactttttgttttgttggttttcttagtattatttgttttttagagTGGGTTTGCTAGTtcttattagtttttattttttgtaaatgcttagttttagtttagtttttattattttcatattttttgtaagatgcaaaaaggtcatgataagtattgtgtgtcataaaaacccagcaaaagatgccaatttaaaaagtcactgaatcaaatataacaatCTACAAGAACATGTGCATCatgctgctgaggttggataTAGTTAGTGTGAAAGGTAAAGATCTAATTGCATTATAGCAGCTACATCTACCTACATCAGATGTAATATTAGTTGTAATTGtagacatttaagaagcagaaatgtatttaaaaactgaatttatgAAATCCATATATTATATGACtatatgtgaatatattcatatatttactagtttgtattatttattattttttagcataattgtaattttcttgtcacaatgatcatttttaaatggcaacgtaaccaaatctaagccacgcaggatGTAAGAAATAGTGCACATATAATGGGTGAATGGTGTGTTATATGTCATAATCGACGTGGGTTTGTCTCCGTTTGTTCTTCTGTTTGCAACGTCCCATGTACAGTTTTTGACGGATcaatctgattttcttttttgtgatgGGGGGGTGAACACAAAAGTATGTGCCCATTAGATTTTTGGTGGGAATCTACCCACAGGTGATGTCACAAAACAAGTGTTTACAATTTGAAACTCGTCTGTGCAGAATCAGACACTCTGCCCGAAAGTCGTTAtgttatgacaataaagacatcatttttaatcaagcaaaatctcagatgatcaggTGCGACCTGCGTCAAGATGAGGAACGTGAAACATTTGGTGAAGTAACATTTTGATTGGGGCTTCACAGATAAAGAAATACTTGATCTTTTTGTCACATCAGGACTTTGAAAGGACTGTGAAAGAAACCGAGTCTGTTTTCGAAAAGAAAGACTAACTCAGACTTAGAGGAAATCATTTCTTTTGTGGAGGAAATGGCCGGTAGTGGTCGACTGCGGCTCAGGACACGTACAATTACCACGTTTCCACACAATATaatgatcaagttctttccctaataaaaaaaaagctatttgaATATTCAATTGAATTATTAGTCGAATATTCAAAACTCCAGCGCATGAGAGCTAATTCAAATAATGCAGGGTTCAGATCATGTTGATCTAAGAGGACCCaatacttgctgctgctgccaccttgtgttcATACGTACATACATAAATCCACAATTCgctggtccttttttttttcttacgaAAGCGATCATTGGTTTTTcactaatgtatttttttttagaataattACAAATAGTCACATTAATTGACTGACTTTTTAGAATCAAgtgaataatcaaataattgaaCAAACATGAAGCATGTGGCACGATTCATGTTTGTTGGTTAGGTTTAACTGGATTTGATTAAGAACTGAAATATGAAATCAATCAATATATCAATCTGCCTCAGTAACTGAAGGTTACTCACAACATTTTTACAGGAGAGACTTTAAACAGtcaatgaaaatgataaagaaaaaggaTTTTAATAATTCCAAAAGATGCATGTCCCAAACATTACAGAATGAGTTTCCACCATGTTAATGCTTCAGTAGTTAGTCAGCCATTTCctgtaaatgtatgtgttaCTTTGGGGGCATTTGATTACATGTTATTGACATACATACTGTTCATTTTTTCAGTATGAAGTCAAATCACAGCAGAGAATAAAAGCAGCACACACATTATAAAGCCGTGTGTCAGTGTGATGCTTGTACTGCTATTAGGTGCGACTGTTGTCTTTGTGGTGGTTGCTTTTGTTGAAGTTGTGCTTGATTGTGGCGGGCTGGTTAACTCCAAACCTACGGACAAATAGAAAGTTAAAATGTGGTGGGAcaatttgttattgttatgaaTTATCAGGATTGCGGCACCACAAGTGGCAGCTTCTTAACATTGTGGGTAGCATAGTATATGGAGCTCTAAAAAAGACACTTAGATAATAGACATGTTTATATCTATACTCAATAGGTTGtcccagtgtttcccaaactttctacatGGGGTTCCACTTTTGAAAACTatcatgacccaaatcacaattcAAAGGGCAAATGTGTGCATCATGTGGTGAATTATTTACAGTCATATATGTAaacatatcattttgaattggtaaacaaatcatttccaagaTATATTTGTTTGAGAAATTTGTGTGGGGACCCAAAAAATATCTCCTGTGACCCCTTTGTGGGTCCTAACCCAGTCTTTGGCAATCACTGGGTTATAATTGAGACTATTGAAACCTAAATTAAAACTTGtacagtgctttacaaaatgtattagaccacctgtcctttttttttatacattcagcataacattcaaccactaaaactatcaagaaataataatgtgcttcactatttttttttgtcagggtttgttttctaaaacagtacatttgaaaattcatggcattaaaaatatcatttcagtTAAATAGCCTCCACATAcaggtgtattaaccattacagaaagataaaaaaacatatttttgataattaccaatgctgttaatttagggcagatGTGGCTTTGgatggtggtctaataaatgagTGAAGCACTGTATAAGTTAAGTGTTGATTTGAGAATATAAGAAGCAGGTTTAACATAATAGTAAATCCAGGTTTTGACACAAAATAGGAAAACTATAAGTAGACTGTACaagacaaatgaaacacaaatagTGAGATAAATAAATTACTAGAAAATAATCTAAATTatctaatctaaaataaaataatctaaacAATGTTTCTATTTTCTAATTCAGCTTTTACAAACATCTTTTTTAAGAGCAAGTACGTAGTTGACTACAAAgagttaacatttatttaaccagatagaAAAACCCATGGAGACACATCAGCAGCACACAtcagagaagaaagaaatgtgaaTGATTTTACGTCTGAAACTCACCTTTGACGACCACCtcaaatgaaacactgagggcTCCCACATCATTGCTGACATGACACACGTACCGGCCTTCATCCTTAGGAGTTATAGAGTTGATGACGTGACGGTCACCCGTGACGTGGCGATGAGTGGGTTGCGGCAGCTCCCACCGGTATGAGGGGCTGGGGTTTCCCACAGCAGAGCAGTTCAGCTGCAGAGAGTCTCCCTCTGTGACAATGATCGGACCTGGACGCGATGACTCCACCTGCCGAGGCTTATCTGTGAGTTCATTGAGACAGAAAGATAAACACGTGGCTACTGAAAGAATAGTCAACTGTTGGATGAAAAACAATTGAGTTTTCCTTCATCATAATACCGTTTGCATGTTTGCAGGCCATTAAATCCATGTAGGCTGCCTAACTATGAACAACTGTAAGCCTTCTCCCTCTCATTGGTTTTTCCCAAATGTTTAGACTGGTAAAAGGAATGCTGCTGAAACTCAGTGTACACTCACAGTGGACTGTGGCAGTAATGTTCTGTGATTTCACCACTGGGGGGTGCTGTGGTCCTTCAGGTCCCAGTTCCAGAACGCCTTGACACCAGAACTGAGCTCCATCATCTTCTCCAGTGGCATAAAAGTTGTGAGTGAAGACCTCGGTCACTGGTTCCAAAACTGAGCTGTCTAAGTGTAGTTGACCCAGAGTCGTCCACCCTCTGTAGAAGGTCACGGTGAGGTTTGCAACTGGAGCAACGTTGTGCACTTCACACTGCAGAGCGTACTGATGACCCTCAAACATCGGGCCAGAGTGGTTTGTAAAGCTGATGGACACACTGTCTGGAGGCTCTGtgcagaaacaaacaatcaTACAACAGTTAGGTTTTCAGTTTAAGAATTTCTAATCTAGAATCGCctttatctgtgtttttcatcCACTGCTGTAAAGTGAAAAATGGGAGTTATGGGACGTGGGAGTGACATCATCAAAGTACTAAAAAACATGGATGCAGACATATCTCGGGCTGGAGACGTTGTTAGCAATACGAGCCGAAAACAACGCACCAGCATGTCTACTATAGGGATGGGACGACAccactttttcatgtctgatGCCGATATcaatattagtccgatacagtcattttagaccatttatgaactatgaggctgttaatgacacatttgtgctgagtgaCAAACAGTGTTCTCccgaaaaggagaaaaaaaaagaccaaacatgactcagcgaaAATGCACCCAagctgtgcatagtgaagcatgcgatatatatacagtatgtacatatatacatacacatatgtatgtatgtatagatgtatgtatgtatggatgtATGTATGGAtagaacgatgaggacaggtgaacagtgaggacaggtgaatgatgagtacAGGTGAACAGGgatgacaggtgaataatgaggacaggtgaacgatgaggacaggtgtacagtgaggacaggtgaatgatgaggacaggtgaacagtgaggacaggtgaatgatgagtacaggtgaacagtgaggacaggtgaataatgaggacaggtgaacgatgaggacaggtgtacagtgaggacaggtgaatgatgaggacaggtgaacagtgaggacaggtgaatgatgagtacaggtgaacagtgaggacaggtgaatgatgaggacaggtgaacagtgaggacaggtgaatgatgaggacaggtgaacagtgaggacaggtgaacagtgaggacaggtgaatgaaacaATGTGAGACTTAACGTGAGATTTgagtccccttgtcctttttgtacGATACAAGAAAGTAACTTTCACTCTGAGTACATTtcaaacaagctacttttttttactttaccatGAGCACATTTTTAGTCCAGCACTTTTGCTTGTAtgtaagtaaaatgttatcaaaaataTTGATGCTTTTACTTGTGTAGAACAtatcagtactctttccacctctgccaaTTGCAGCTTCTACAGTACCCTGTAATCATAATGGGAttttttctgcttcaaaatcccTTGATTTCAGTCATGAGGAGAATATTTGGCATTTTATACCTCCCCCTGTTCTTTAAACCCGTTGTGATACCTTTGAAGAGCCAATACCAcccataaaatgtacatttcttcTTCGTGAAAGCAATTTTGAGTCAATCTTTGATTTTGTCGTGAACTTACAGTAAACTATATGTATT from Solea solea chromosome 10, fSolSol10.1, whole genome shotgun sequence includes the following:
- the LOC131467526 gene encoding cell adhesion molecule 1-like isoform X2 encodes the protein MFFILSVVSFMNLLCGYHVLGCVMNCPHRSEVSPSRLVVKHGDPASAVCSLCQSCQSKESLGLEVSLGRKTGNATVLLWSVDRMTLWGTSALCFYNDLSARVCCTELPVTVYKPPDSVSISFTNHSGPMFEGHQYALQCEVHNVAPVANLTVTFYRGWTTLGQLHLDSSVLEPVTEVFTHNFYATGEDDGAQFWCQGVLELGPEGPQHPPVVKSQNITATVHYKPRQVESSRPGPIIVTEGDSLQLNCSAVGNPSPSYRWELPQPTHRHVTGDRHVINSITPKDEGRYVCHVSNDVGALSVSFEVVVKGLELTSPPQSSTTSTKATTTHGFIMCVLLLFSAVI
- the LOC131467526 gene encoding cell adhesion molecule 1-like isoform X1, giving the protein MFFILSVVSFMNLLCGYHVLGCVMNCPHRSEVSPSRLVVKHGDPASAVCSLCQSCQSKESLGLEVSLGRKTGNATVLLWSVDRMTLWGTSALCFYNDLSARVCCTELPVTVYKPPDSVSISFTNHSGPMFEGHQYALQCEVHNVAPVANLTVTFYRGWTTLGQLHLDSSVLEPVTEVFTHNFYATGEDDGAQFWCQGVLELGPEGPQHPPVVKSQNITATVHYKPRQVESSRPGPIIVTEGDSLQLNCSAVGNPSPSYRWELPQPTHRHVTGDRHVINSITPKDEGRYVCHVSNDVGALSVSFEVVVKGLELTSPPQSSTTSTKATTTKTTVAPNSSTSITLTHGFIMCVLLLFSAVI